The Desulfovibrio fairfieldensis sequence CGCCGCCAACAGACTGACGACCAGAACCCCATGCAGCAGAAATGAAAGTCCCATTGCCAGCACTGCCGGGATTTCTTTCCGCTTTGCCGGAGGAAGCGGATTAAGGGACAGCAAGAGCGCCTCCCGCGCTGTCTTCTTGGAACAGATGCAGATACTCTTTGTGCAAAGCTTGCGCATTGGTTTTGCATGCCGCTTCGGGGTAAAATGCCTCCACCAGCGCCGCCATGCCCACTACCCAGCGTGGGCCGCCCAGAATGTCGGCTGAAATGGCATATACCCGACCGTCTCGGGCGGCGGGCACATCCTGCCAGCCGATACGAGCCGACAGCTCCGCACGCGCTTTTTTCAATTGCTCAAGTCCTTTTTGGGTATCCAGTGAGGAAAGAGAAACGCTTTTAATCACCACATCGGGGTGTTGCTCCACGACCCATTCCATGCTGACCGGCGATGAGGCCGTGTGCAATCGACTTGCCGGGTTGCGCCCTCCCGCTTTCAATGTCAGCTCAAAAAGGGCAGAACCGGGACCCGCCAACCGATCCGGCGCAAAATGCTCGGCCAGCACGGCTGGCTGTGCCACGCCTGCGGGGATACTTGCATGCAGGCGCGCTTCCGCTTGCCGGACCCAGTTCAGGTAGTCTTTTCCTCTGGCAACGGCTTTCTCTCCCAGCAGCTCGGCCAGAGCATGCACGCCCCACGTCAGGTTTTCCGGCAAATGCATATCCAGACGTAGAACGCGGATGCCAAAGGGTTCAAGACGGCGCTCCAGTTCCGGGCCAGGATAGCCTTTCCAAGTCACCACCACATCCGGCCCCAGAGCCGCGATGGCCTCAAGATTTGGTGAGAATCCTTTGCCGACGCCGGGGATTTTTGCTGCTTCCGGCAAA is a genomic window containing:
- a CDS encoding ABC transporter substrate-binding protein, whose product is MMLQKTLLYCCLWLLFCASQIQAATRLVVLPVDALEVVRLLGGMAQVVGVSQHAAERSALLPEAAKIPGVGKGFSPNLEAIAALGPDVVVTWKGYPGPELERRLEPFGIRVLRLDMHLPENLTWGVHALAELLGEKAVARGKDYLNWVRQAEARLHASIPAGVAQPAVLAEHFAPDRLAGPGSALFELTLKAGGRNPASRLHTASSPVSMEWVVEQHPDVVIKSVSLSSLDTQKGLEQLKKARAELSARIGWQDVPAARDGRVYAISADILGGPRWVVGMAALVEAFYPEAACKTNAQALHKEYLHLFQEDSAGGALAVP